Proteins encoded within one genomic window of Xyrauchen texanus isolate HMW12.3.18 unplaced genomic scaffold, RBS_HiC_50CHRs HiC_scaffold_607, whole genome shotgun sequence:
- the LOC127642413 gene encoding 26S proteasome non-ATPase regulatory subunit 13-like, with amino-acid sequence MKDVIGYLKQQQSKSPTPEMASEWHSMENFYNKKLWHQLTLQLSVFVQDTYFAKGDGLIQLYENFISDFEHRINPLSLVEIILHVAKQMPDPNTAISFLEKTKEKVKASEEAVILCKTSIGSLKLVINDLPATKKLIEEVDEMLNNLPGVTSVHGRFYDLSSKYYRIIGNHAMYYKDALRYLGCVEAKDLLEAEQQERAFTLGLAGLLGEGVYNFGELLMHPVLESLRNTDKQWLIDTLYAFNTGNVERFQTLKTAWGQQPDLASKEDKLMQKIQLLCVMEMTFTRPANHRQLTFQEIAQSAKIQENEVELLVMKTLSVGLIKGSIDEVDKKVHMTWVQPRVLDLQQIKGMKDRLDLWCGDVKNMAMLVEHQAQDVLT; translated from the exons ATGAAAGATGTTATCGGATACCTCAAACAACAGCAGAGCAAGAGTCCGACGCCTGAGATGGCTTCGGAGTGGCACTCAATGGAGAATTTTTACAACAAAAA ATTGTGGCATCAGTTGACTCTGCAGTTGTCCGTCTTCGTGCAGGACACGTATTTCGCCAAAGGGGACGGTCTCATTCAG CTCTATGAAAACTTCATCAGTGATTTTGAACACAG GATCAACCCACTGTCCTTAGTTGAAATCATCCTTCATGTTGCTAAACAAATGCCAG ACCCAAATACTGCGATCAGCTTTCTTGAGAAAACAAAGGAAAAG GTGAAGGCCAGTGAAGAGGCCGTCATCCTCTGCAAAACCTCAATTGGTAGTCTCAAGCTTGTCATCAACGATCTCCCAGCGACAAAG AAATTAATCGAGGAAGTAGACGAGATGCTGAACAATCTACCAGGTGTGACATCAGTGCACGGGAGATTTTACGACCTTTCGAGCAAATATTACCGCATCATCGGCAACCACGCCATGTACTATAAGGACGCCCTGCGGTACTTGGGTTGCGTGGAAGCAAAAGATTTGTTAG AGGCAGAGCAGCAAGAAAGAGCTTTCACATTGGGTCTGGCAGGCCTGCTCGGAGAGGGTGTGTACAACTTTGGCGAATTG CTGATGCACCCCGTCCTGGAATCATTGAGGAACACAGACAAACAGTGGCTGATAGACACGCTCTATGCATTTAACACGGGCAATGTGGAGCGATTTCAAACCCTGAAGACGGCCTGGGGCCAACAG CCTGATCTTGCATCTAAAGAGGACAAACTCATGCAGAAGATACAGTTACTCTGTGTAATGGAG ATGACTTTCACGAGGCCAGCCAATCACAGGCAGCTGACTTTCCAGGAAATCGCTCAGAGTGCCAAAATCCAAGAGAAtgag GTGGAGCTGTTGGTGATGAAGACTCTGTCTGTCGGACTGATCAAGGGAAGCATTGACGAGGTGGACAAGAAAGTTCACATGACCTGGGTTCAACCTAGAGTTCTGGACTTGCAGCAG ATTAAGGGCATGAAAGATCGTCTGGACCTTTGGTGTGGAGATGTCAAGAACATGGCCATGCTGGTGGAACACCAAGCTCAGGATGTACTTACTTAG